From one Microlunatus sp. Gsoil 973 genomic stretch:
- a CDS encoding excalibur calcium-binding domain-containing protein, with protein MKIRLAAAIAAVALPASLLTATVQTPSADAAARHFKSCAALNKVYHHGVGMPGAKDHTSGKRVTNFKKSAALYKANNGPRNPRTGEYDLDRDNDKIACEKR; from the coding sequence GTGAAAATCCGCCTGGCCGCCGCGATCGCGGCTGTTGCTCTCCCAGCCAGCCTGCTGACCGCAACTGTTCAAACTCCGTCCGCAGACGCCGCCGCGCGTCACTTCAAGTCGTGCGCCGCCCTCAACAAGGTGTATCACCACGGCGTCGGAATGCCCGGCGCCAAGGACCACACCAGCGGCAAGCGGGTGACCAACTTCAAGAAGTCCGCCGCGCTGTACAAGGCGAACAATGGGCCCCGCAACCCGCGCACCGGCGAATACGACCTCGACCGCGACAACGACAAGATCGCGTGCGAGAAGCGCTGA
- a CDS encoding Ltp family lipoprotein yields the protein MSNQPPQYDPNRPYDNGPQWQSQAPQQPGQQWIQGPQQPPTSPPRKHTGCKVLGGVLGAIVLVVIIASVAAGGGGGATANVPAATQTSASGSGNPSGVASSRPSTEPSTEPSTEPSTEPSSGPAKPAPKPAPSSRAAAPQPKATRAPKPKRTQAPQPHYTTAEEQAIESAESYLEMGGMSKKGLIDQLSSPYGEGFDRADAKFAVNHITVNWNHQAALSAESYLEMGGMSESALIDQLHSPYGEQFTLKQARYGAHYAYTHH from the coding sequence ATGTCCAACCAGCCTCCCCAGTACGACCCGAACCGGCCATATGACAACGGGCCGCAATGGCAGTCCCAGGCACCACAGCAACCAGGTCAGCAGTGGATTCAAGGCCCGCAGCAACCGCCGACTTCACCCCCGCGAAAGCACACGGGGTGCAAGGTTCTCGGAGGGGTCCTCGGCGCGATCGTCCTGGTCGTGATCATCGCCTCGGTCGCTGCTGGAGGCGGAGGAGGCGCCACGGCCAACGTGCCGGCGGCTACGCAGACCTCGGCGAGTGGGTCCGGCAACCCATCCGGTGTCGCTTCGTCCCGGCCTTCGACGGAGCCTTCGACTGAGCCTTCGACTGAGCCTTCGACTGAGCCTTCGTCGGGCCCGGCCAAGCCAGCGCCGAAGCCTGCTCCGTCCTCACGCGCTGCCGCGCCCCAGCCGAAAGCGACCCGAGCCCCCAAGCCGAAGAGGACCCAGGCTCCGCAGCCGCACTACACCACCGCAGAGGAACAAGCGATCGAGTCCGCAGAGAGCTACTTGGAAATGGGTGGGATGTCCAAGAAGGGTCTCATCGACCAGCTGTCAAGCCCGTACGGTGAGGGCTTCGACAGGGCTGACGCCAAATTCGCGGTCAACCACATCACGGTGAATTGGAACCACCAGGCCGCGCTCTCCGCCGAGAGTTATCTCGAAATGGGCGGCATGTCCGAGTCGGCCTTGATCGATCAGTTGCACAGCCCCTATGGCGAACAGTTCACCCTGAAACAGGCCAGGTACGGCGCTCACTACGCCTACACGCATCACTGA
- a CDS encoding lipase family protein has translation MGGLLVLLGAVLIFRPFASLAVLILLLVVAFIVAGVSELLRREPNPGVWRYVQGIAYLLAAVFVLVWPGATIRVVALAVAVVLLLGGLADLAIARRVGGTARFNAVVGGGASIVFGLLALTWPDVTVLVVAVVFGARMIIAGVRQLAAFVKGDDVSLWRPRPAAKPPRGGWLRVTGTVLGAALALILVVVSIALHRSTPSPDAFYDPPTSVPTVPGQLVRSEPYTSDEIPAGARAWRILYTTTRDEGRPAVASGLVIAPASALIAGGSGSGEPPSKIIAWAHGTTGFAPGCAPSVLPNGLAAGAMMIEKEVIAQGWTLVATDYVGLGTKGPHPYLIGQGEGRSVIDAVRAARQLKNVSLAQDTVVWGHSQGGHAALWTGILAPAYAPDVKIDGVAALAPASDLPGLIDNLGDFTGGAVFGSFVIAAYTAIYPDVRTSDVVRPGARILSDEMADRCLAEKSVLVSALSAIALDKSIWTGDPDRGAFGQRLKENVPSGPIRAPLLIMQGAVDGLITPAAQARYVKARCEAGYHLDYRTYVGRGHLSVVEPDSPAIPELLAWTTNRFEGEPAKTTC, from the coding sequence ATGGGCGGCCTGCTCGTTCTGCTGGGCGCCGTTTTGATCTTCAGGCCGTTCGCATCGCTGGCCGTGCTGATCCTGCTGCTCGTCGTCGCTTTCATCGTGGCGGGTGTCAGCGAGTTACTGCGCCGCGAACCGAACCCAGGCGTCTGGCGGTACGTGCAGGGCATCGCGTACCTGCTGGCCGCAGTCTTTGTGCTGGTCTGGCCGGGCGCGACCATTCGCGTCGTCGCCCTCGCGGTGGCCGTTGTCCTGCTGCTCGGCGGTCTGGCCGACCTCGCCATCGCTCGCAGGGTGGGCGGCACGGCCCGGTTCAACGCCGTGGTCGGCGGTGGGGCGTCGATCGTGTTCGGGCTGCTCGCCCTGACGTGGCCGGACGTCACTGTGCTCGTCGTCGCGGTCGTGTTCGGCGCACGCATGATCATCGCCGGGGTGCGGCAGCTGGCCGCCTTCGTCAAGGGCGATGATGTTTCGTTGTGGCGGCCGCGACCGGCGGCCAAGCCACCACGAGGCGGTTGGTTGCGTGTGACTGGGACGGTGCTGGGTGCCGCCTTGGCGCTGATCCTCGTCGTCGTCAGCATCGCGCTCCATCGCAGCACTCCGTCCCCGGACGCCTTCTACGATCCCCCGACGTCGGTGCCGACCGTGCCCGGGCAGCTGGTGCGCAGCGAGCCGTACACCAGTGACGAGATCCCGGCCGGTGCCCGGGCGTGGCGCATCCTTTACACGACGACGCGGGATGAGGGCCGGCCGGCGGTGGCAAGCGGTCTGGTCATTGCACCCGCCAGCGCGCTGATCGCCGGCGGCTCTGGATCCGGCGAGCCGCCCAGCAAGATCATCGCGTGGGCTCACGGCACCACAGGTTTCGCACCAGGCTGCGCACCATCAGTGTTGCCGAACGGGCTCGCCGCTGGAGCGATGATGATCGAGAAGGAGGTGATCGCCCAGGGCTGGACCTTGGTCGCCACGGACTACGTCGGCCTTGGCACGAAGGGACCACACCCCTATCTCATCGGGCAGGGCGAGGGCCGGTCCGTGATCGACGCGGTCCGGGCCGCACGGCAACTCAAGAACGTTTCCCTCGCCCAGGACACGGTCGTCTGGGGACACTCCCAGGGCGGCCATGCCGCCCTGTGGACCGGCATTCTCGCTCCGGCCTATGCGCCCGACGTCAAGATCGACGGGGTGGCCGCCCTGGCGCCGGCCAGCGACCTGCCCGGTCTGATCGACAACCTCGGAGACTTCACGGGCGGCGCCGTCTTCGGCAGCTTCGTCATCGCTGCGTACACCGCCATCTACCCCGACGTACGCACTTCCGACGTCGTGCGCCCTGGTGCGCGCATCCTTTCCGACGAGATGGCCGACCGGTGTCTGGCCGAGAAGAGCGTCCTGGTCTCAGCGCTCTCCGCGATAGCGCTGGACAAGTCCATCTGGACTGGCGACCCTGACCGTGGCGCCTTCGGCCAACGACTGAAGGAGAACGTCCCGTCCGGTCCGATCCGCGCGCCACTGCTGATCATGCAGGGCGCCGTAGACGGACTCATCACTCCTGCCGCGCAGGCGAGATATGTCAAGGCTCGCTGTGAGGCCGGCTACCACCTCGACTACCGCACCTACGTCGGGCGCGGTCACCTCTCGGTCGTGGAACCAGATTCCCCGGCAATCCCTGAGCTGCTTGCCTGGACCACCAACCGCTTCGAGGGAGAACCCGCGAAGACCACCTGCTGA
- a CDS encoding replication initiator, with protein MLIVRRTVIDRCGRRRDEDDAVDLPRVPADDRTIGRTFTSQEGHEYRPSIFLTLTLSSYGSITDGAPTRPVSYNYRRAPMDALLFPKLVHRLWQNLGRCAGYKAQYFGAIEPQQRLAPRLRVAHTGDVLPTWEEAVEAMAGDPDAKPAHVMRLGSQADIRGIIATSEEADRGIRYLTKYLTKAIAERLMSDGDEEVPVYERRDAHIDRLHAELRWTSAWRAVDSQAGVGAGGRVEGRAPGDWKGGKGAVRPGDLGGSYSPDYGCWCAIRDSNPEPAD; from the coding sequence ATGTTGATCGTGAGGCGGACTGTGATCGACCGGTGCGGTCGACGACGCGACGAAGATGATGCTGTTGATCTTCCTCGTGTGCCCGCTGACGATCGCACGATCGGTCGTACCTTCACGAGTCAGGAGGGTCATGAGTACCGGCCGTCGATTTTCCTGACTCTGACGCTCTCGTCCTATGGGTCGATCACTGACGGTGCACCGACCCGGCCTGTGAGTTACAACTATCGCCGGGCGCCGATGGATGCTTTGCTGTTTCCGAAGTTGGTGCACCGGTTGTGGCAGAATCTGGGTCGCTGCGCCGGCTACAAGGCGCAGTACTTCGGCGCAATCGAACCCCAGCAGCGGCTAGCCCCGCGTCTGCGTGTGGCGCACACCGGTGACGTTCTGCCGACCTGGGAGGAAGCCGTCGAAGCGATGGCCGGGGATCCCGATGCGAAGCCGGCTCATGTGATGCGGCTCGGATCCCAGGCGGATATCCGCGGGATCATTGCAACGTCGGAGGAAGCCGATCGGGGGATCCGCTACTTGACTAAGTACCTGACCAAGGCGATCGCCGAACGCCTCATGTCGGATGGTGACGAGGAGGTGCCGGTCTATGAGCGGCGGGACGCGCACATCGACCGGCTCCATGCCGAGCTGCGGTGGACGTCTGCCTGGCGCGCGGTGGACTCGCAAGCTGGAGTTGGCGCCGGAGGCCGCGTTGAGGGACGCGCTCCCGGAGACTGGAAGGGTGGCAAAGGTGCGGTTCGGCCCGGCGACCTGGGTGGCAGCTACTCGCCTGACTATGGGTGTTGGTGCGCCATCAGGGACTCGAACCCCGAACCCGCTGATTAA
- a CDS encoding NAD(P)/FAD-dependent oxidoreductase has protein sequence MSPESADVIIVGGGHNGLVAAAYLARAGRSVVVLEARDRLGGAVASAQVFPGVGARLSRFSYLVSLLPQMIIDDLGLDVELRSRSVGSYSPVGDRGLLVERPEGDATRASFAELTGGPQAYDAWQRFHDDLGRFAQAVAPTLVGPLPRASSLRNAVGDELMVDLNARPIGDLVTRTFADDTIRGTILTDALIGTEAGVHDQSLVQNRCFLYHVIGNGTGEWRVPVGGMGAVASSLVDAARKGGAELITDTPATGLVRHQGIWTVETPHRTWQAPNVLANCAGWTLARLLGEEMPRPEGNQLKINMVLRRLPRLRSGIDPNVAFAGTLHLRQGYAELQAAHTTAVAGRLPEPFPCEVYCHSLTDPSILDPELIRRGWHTLTLFGLHAPAGLFVPDPDGMRDRARDAALASLQSVLAEPLEDCLAVDSEGRPCVEVMTPLDVEAAVGMPGGHIFHGELSWPWLADDEPATTAAERWGVATKHDGLLLCGSSSRRGGAVSGLGGHSAAMALLDG, from the coding sequence ATGAGCCCGGAGTCCGCCGATGTGATCATCGTCGGCGGCGGTCACAACGGTCTGGTCGCGGCGGCGTATCTGGCTCGTGCCGGCCGGTCGGTGGTCGTGCTCGAGGCACGCGATCGGCTCGGTGGCGCGGTGGCCAGTGCGCAGGTGTTTCCCGGTGTCGGAGCGCGGTTGTCGCGCTTCTCCTATCTGGTCTCGCTGCTGCCGCAGATGATCATCGATGACCTCGGGCTTGATGTTGAGCTGCGGTCGCGATCGGTCGGGTCCTACTCGCCCGTCGGGGATCGCGGGCTGCTGGTCGAGCGCCCGGAAGGCGACGCGACGCGAGCGTCATTCGCCGAGCTGACCGGCGGCCCGCAGGCCTACGACGCCTGGCAGCGGTTCCATGACGATCTTGGTCGGTTCGCGCAGGCGGTGGCACCGACGCTGGTCGGGCCGCTCCCCCGCGCATCATCACTGCGGAACGCTGTGGGCGACGAACTGATGGTTGATCTGAATGCCCGGCCGATCGGTGATCTGGTGACACGGACGTTCGCCGACGACACGATCCGCGGCACGATCCTGACCGATGCACTGATCGGCACCGAGGCCGGCGTCCATGATCAGAGTCTGGTGCAGAACCGCTGTTTCCTCTATCACGTGATCGGCAACGGCACCGGCGAATGGCGGGTACCGGTCGGTGGCATGGGTGCCGTCGCGTCGTCGCTGGTCGATGCGGCGCGCAAAGGCGGAGCAGAGTTGATCACCGACACACCGGCCACCGGACTGGTCCGTCATCAAGGTATTTGGACGGTCGAGACACCGCACAGGACGTGGCAGGCGCCGAACGTCCTGGCCAACTGTGCCGGATGGACGCTGGCCCGGCTGCTGGGCGAGGAGATGCCGAGGCCGGAGGGCAACCAGCTCAAGATCAACATGGTGCTCCGCCGGCTGCCGCGGCTGCGGTCCGGGATTGATCCGAACGTGGCGTTCGCCGGGACGCTGCACCTGCGGCAGGGCTACGCGGAGTTGCAGGCCGCGCACACTACTGCGGTCGCCGGGCGGCTGCCGGAGCCGTTCCCGTGTGAGGTCTACTGCCACAGCCTGACGGATCCGAGCATCCTCGATCCGGAGTTGATCAGACGGGGCTGGCACACCCTGACGCTCTTCGGGTTGCACGCCCCGGCAGGTCTCTTCGTACCCGACCCCGACGGCATGCGTGACCGGGCACGGGATGCGGCACTGGCCAGTCTGCAGTCGGTGCTCGCCGAGCCGTTGGAGGACTGCCTGGCAGTCGATTCCGAGGGCCGGCCGTGTGTCGAGGTGATGACTCCGCTGGACGTCGAGGCGGCCGTCGGGATGCCGGGCGGACACATCTTCCACGGGGAGCTGAGTTGGCCCTGGCTGGCCGATGATGAGCCGGCGACCACGGCGGCTGAACGCTGGGGCGTGGCGACGAAACACGACGGCTTGCTGCTCTGCGGGTCGAGCAGCAGGAGAGGCGGCGCGGTCAGCGGGTTGGGCGGTCACAGCGCCGCGATGGCCCTGCTGGATGGCTGA
- a CDS encoding type 1 glutamine amidotransferase: MSASTFGDGKRVEVVLVYQSLLGIYGDRGNATVLIKRLAWRGYDPVLHVVEPGDPLPETGDVYLLGGGEDAAQISAVKELKKDGSIYRAVDRGAAVFAVCAGYQILGKSFTVGDNDTVTEGLDLLDVTTRRGPVRAVGELLGKWIDHSGEEQWITGFENHGGYTTLGPDAKPVTRVEVGVGNDGSGTDGAQNGTVLAIYPHGPALARNPALADHVLELALKTELPAIDRPEITELRRQRIAAARR, translated from the coding sequence GTGAGCGCGTCGACGTTCGGTGACGGCAAGCGCGTCGAGGTGGTGCTGGTCTACCAGTCTTTGCTGGGCATCTACGGCGACCGGGGCAACGCCACGGTGTTGATCAAGCGGCTTGCCTGGCGCGGTTACGATCCGGTGCTGCACGTTGTCGAGCCGGGTGACCCGTTGCCGGAGACCGGTGACGTCTATCTGTTGGGCGGCGGTGAGGACGCCGCACAGATCTCTGCTGTGAAGGAATTGAAGAAGGACGGCAGCATCTACCGCGCCGTCGATCGGGGAGCGGCCGTGTTCGCGGTGTGTGCCGGCTATCAGATCCTTGGCAAGTCCTTCACGGTCGGTGACAACGACACGGTGACCGAGGGGCTCGACCTGTTGGACGTCACGACCAGACGGGGCCCGGTCCGGGCGGTCGGTGAACTGCTCGGCAAGTGGATCGATCATTCCGGTGAGGAGCAGTGGATCACGGGGTTCGAGAATCACGGCGGCTATACAACGCTGGGTCCGGATGCCAAGCCGGTGACCCGGGTCGAGGTGGGCGTCGGCAACGACGGCAGCGGCACGGACGGCGCACAGAACGGGACCGTGTTGGCGATCTATCCGCACGGGCCCGCGCTGGCGCGGAATCCTGCTCTCGCTGATCATGTGTTGGAACTGGCGTTGAAGACGGAGCTTCCGGCGATCGACCGTCCGGAGATCACCGAACTGCGGCGGCAACGGATCGCCGCGGCTCGCCGATGA
- a CDS encoding MurT ligase domain-containing protein encodes MKADPQALAKLLRGRRIAMVSGTNGKTTTTHLLAASVGAALGGADRIVHNADGANLHGGITSALSEKPEADIAVLETDERVVADVVRLGRPEVLVLLNFSRDQLDRHHEIKALARNWRTALIAAGDDAPVVVANADEPLVVWAAKEARKTVWVDTASTWVQDAVLCPECGGTLLRTDGEYGKTWHCRDCGLAEPAADYRVIDDKISTPDGAVYEPRLQVPGKFNVSNAACALAASAVLGIDPETAITGMRTVTSPAGRFGTAHFGSTTARLLLAKNPAGWAEALPLAATDTVILAIDSAAADGRDVSWLWDVEYEQLVGRRVIATGPRAQDLAVRLAYAGVDHVCVPDLGEAVIGHPDPVDIVATYTPFQRLRKMGGLA; translated from the coding sequence CTGAAGGCCGATCCGCAGGCGCTGGCGAAGCTGTTGCGCGGGCGGCGGATCGCGATGGTGTCGGGAACCAACGGCAAGACGACGACCACCCACCTGCTGGCCGCGTCGGTCGGGGCGGCACTCGGTGGCGCGGATCGGATCGTGCACAACGCCGACGGGGCCAATCTGCACGGCGGCATCACCTCGGCGCTGTCGGAGAAGCCCGAGGCCGATATCGCGGTGCTGGAGACCGACGAACGGGTGGTCGCCGACGTCGTTCGCCTCGGTCGTCCGGAGGTGCTCGTGCTGCTGAACTTCAGTCGGGACCAGTTGGACCGGCATCACGAGATCAAGGCGCTGGCCCGGAACTGGCGGACCGCATTGATCGCGGCGGGCGACGACGCGCCGGTGGTGGTCGCCAACGCCGACGAGCCATTGGTGGTCTGGGCGGCGAAGGAGGCGCGGAAGACGGTCTGGGTGGACACCGCGAGTACCTGGGTTCAGGACGCGGTGCTCTGCCCGGAATGCGGCGGGACGCTGCTGCGCACCGACGGCGAGTACGGCAAGACCTGGCACTGCCGGGACTGTGGTCTCGCCGAGCCGGCCGCCGACTACCGGGTGATCGACGACAAGATCAGCACTCCGGACGGTGCGGTCTACGAACCGCGCCTGCAGGTACCCGGCAAGTTCAACGTCAGCAACGCCGCGTGTGCGCTGGCGGCGTCGGCCGTGCTCGGCATCGATCCCGAGACGGCGATCACCGGGATGCGGACGGTCACGTCGCCCGCGGGGCGGTTCGGGACGGCACATTTCGGCTCGACCACGGCGCGATTGCTGTTGGCCAAGAATCCGGCGGGCTGGGCCGAGGCGCTGCCGCTGGCCGCGACCGACACGGTGATCCTGGCGATCGATTCGGCGGCTGCCGACGGTCGAGATGTGTCCTGGTTGTGGGATGTTGAGTACGAACAGTTGGTCGGTCGGCGGGTGATTGCGACCGGCCCGCGAGCGCAGGATCTGGCCGTACGGCTGGCGTACGCGGGAGTTGATCATGTCTGCGTACCTGATCTTGGTGAGGCGGTGATCGGGCATCCCGACCCGGTCGACATCGTCGCCACCTACACGCCCTTCCAGCGGCTGCGGAAGATGGGAGGCCTGGCGTGA
- a CDS encoding CHY zinc finger protein yields MERPVVRGAVVDDETRCAHYHGPSDIIAIKFRCCGEFYPCFRCHQDAADHPIERWPIADQEQPAVLCGACGHVLTVRGYLDSSGCPSCSAQFNERCALHHHLYFEPASV; encoded by the coding sequence GTGGAGAGGCCAGTGGTTCGCGGCGCGGTGGTCGACGACGAGACGCGGTGCGCCCACTACCACGGGCCGTCCGACATCATCGCCATCAAGTTCCGGTGCTGCGGGGAGTTCTACCCGTGCTTCCGGTGCCACCAGGACGCCGCGGACCACCCGATCGAACGCTGGCCGATCGCCGATCAGGAGCAGCCCGCCGTCCTCTGCGGAGCCTGCGGCCACGTCCTCACCGTGCGCGGCTATCTGGACAGCAGCGGGTGCCCGTCCTGTTCCGCGCAGTTCAACGAGCGCTGCGCCCTGCACCACCACCTGTACTTCGAGCCCGCTAGCGTCTGA
- a CDS encoding ThuA domain-containing protein — MTHSRIRIIAGTGRYTDPWHPFAETARCMADLLGEAGHKVEIAESTPEAFTELTDTDLVVINCGGNPEVELAPEPIWQQSFQAFERWLGSGHPVLGVHAASNAFPDWPAWPELLGGRWVRGRSHHPPRTEFTFKVPPAGRDHPALGGLTHVSVLDERYSELDVSADAVPLLQHRFDDKDQVMAWALQRDGRKTVYDGLGHDAQSFASADRRRLLTAEVGWLLASD; from the coding sequence GTGACCCACAGCAGGATCCGCATCATCGCCGGCACCGGCCGGTACACCGATCCGTGGCACCCGTTCGCCGAGACCGCGCGCTGCATGGCCGACCTCCTCGGCGAGGCCGGCCACAAGGTGGAGATCGCCGAATCGACGCCCGAGGCGTTCACCGAGCTGACCGACACCGACCTGGTGGTGATCAACTGCGGCGGCAACCCCGAGGTCGAGCTGGCGCCGGAACCGATCTGGCAGCAGTCGTTCCAGGCGTTCGAGCGCTGGCTCGGGTCCGGACATCCGGTGCTCGGCGTCCATGCCGCGTCCAACGCCTTTCCGGACTGGCCGGCCTGGCCCGAACTGCTCGGTGGTCGCTGGGTGCGCGGCAGGTCGCACCATCCGCCGCGGACGGAGTTCACCTTCAAGGTCCCACCGGCCGGCCGCGATCACCCGGCCCTCGGCGGCCTGACCCACGTCTCGGTGCTGGACGAGCGCTACTCCGAGCTCGACGTCTCCGCCGATGCGGTGCCCCTGCTGCAGCACCGCTTCGACGACAAGGACCAGGTGATGGCCTGGGCGTTGCAGCGTGACGGCCGGAAGACGGTCTACGACGGGCTGGGGCATGACGCGCAATCGTTCGCGAGTGCCGACCGGCGCCGGCTGCTGACCGCCGAAGTGGGCTGGTTGCTGGCGTCGGACTAG